A genomic stretch from Scomber scombrus chromosome 8, fScoSco1.1, whole genome shotgun sequence includes:
- the plpp2b gene encoding phospholipid phosphatase 2b has product MDSNAALPFIIMTIVFKPYQRGVYCDDESIMYPLKPDTITHGMLAAVTISCTVIIISSGEAYLVYSKRIYSNSDFNQYVAALYKVVGTFLFGAAVSQSLTELAKFTIGRPRPNFMAVCAPKVCTGYMQVINCTGRPEAVTESRLSFYSGHSSFGMYCMLFLALYVQARLVAKWARLLRPTIQFFLVAFAVYVGYTRVSDYKHHWSDVLVGLLQGALIAVLNVRFVSDFFKKRPQRCTRADTADSEEPERKPSLQLADSEHSNHYNYHNNPGPV; this is encoded by the exons ATGGATTCCAATG CGGCATTGCCCTTCATCATTATGACCATTGTGTTCAAGCCATATCAAAGGGGGGTTTACTGTGACGATGAGAGCATCATGTACCCGCTAAAACCAGACACCATCACCCACGGCATGCTGGCAGCGGTCACCATCTCCTGCACTGTCATCATT ATCTCCTCTGGTGAGGCTTATTTGGTCTATAGCAAGAGGATTTACTCTAATTCAGACTTCAACCAGTATGTTGCTGCACTCTACAAGGTAGTGGGTACCTTTTTGTTTGGAGCAGCTGTCAGCCAGTCACTGACCGAACTTGCAAAGTTCACCATTGGCCGCCCGAGACCTAACTTCATGGCCGTATGTGCCCCCAAGGTGTGCACGGGATACATGCAGGTGATCAACTGCACTGGCAGGCCTGAGGCTGTCACAGAGTCCAG ATTGTCCTTCTACTCTGGTCACTCCTCTTTTGGAATGTACTGCATGCTTTTTCTAGCG CTTTACGTGCAGGCGAGACTGGTGGCTAAGTGGGCCAGACTTCTTCGGCCCACCATCCAGTTCTTCCTGGTGGCCTTCGCGGTGTATGTGGGTTACACCCGAGTCTCTGATTACAAGCACCACTGGAGCGACGTGCTGGTGGGGCTGCTGCAGGGAGCGCTCATTGCTGTACTCAAT GTGCGCTTTGTATCAGACTTCTTTAAGAAGCGTCCTCAACGTTGCACTAGGGCGGACACTGCTGACAGCGAAGAGCCAGAGAGGAAACCCAGCCTTCAGCTTGCAGACTCCGAGCACAGCAACCATTACAATTATCACAACAACCCTGGCCCTGTGTGA